The Alteripontixanthobacter sp. genome has a window encoding:
- the rpoC gene encoding DNA-directed RNA polymerase subunit beta', giving the protein MNELTKFTNQLAKPETFDQIQIGLASPERIRSWSFGEIKKPETINYRTFKPERDGLFCARIFGPVKDYECLCGKYKRMKYKGVVCEKCGVEVTVTKVRRERMGHIELAAPVAHIWFLKSLPSRIGLLLDMQLKQLERVLYFESYIVTEPGLTPLEKFQLMTEDELLEAQDEYGEDAFTAGIGAEAVKIMLMDLDLEQERDDLMEELATTKSKLKPAKIIKRLKVVESFIGSGNRPEWMILEVVPVIPPELRPLVPLDGGRFATSDLNDLYRRVINRNNRLKRLIELRAPDIIVRNEKRMLQEAVDALFDNGRRGRVITGANKRPLKSLSDMLKGKQGRFRQNLLGKRVDYSGRSVIVTGPELKLHQCGLPKKMALELFKPFIYARLDAKGLSMTLKQAKKWVEKERKEVWDILDEVIREHPVLLNRAPTLHRLGIQAFEPVLIEGKAIQLHPLVCSAFNADFDGDQMAVHVPLSLEAQLEARVLMMSTNNILSPANGKPIIVPSQDMVLGIYYLSMDREGEPGEGRMLTDMAEIHHALEVGAVTLHSKIHTRVPQAGEDGKIALKRFETTPGRMLIGECLPKNHKVPFDIVNRLLTKKEIGDVIDQVYRHTGQKDTVLFADAIMSLGFRHAFKAGISFGKDDMIIPDSKDGMIEEAKKLVADYEQQYQDGLITQQEKYNKVIDAWSRTGDQVADAMMDEIKARPKDKDGREAEINSIYMMSHSGARGSPAQMKQLAGMRGLMAKPSGEIIETPIISNFKEGLTVLEYFNSTHGARKGLADTALKTANSGYLTRRLVDVSQDCTIVVEDCKTSNALEMRAIVQGGSVIASLGERILGRTTAEDLVNAKTDEVIVKKGTLVDEAMVKEIEAAEVQSAKIRSPLVCEADMGVCGKCYGRDLARGTPVNIGEAVGVIAAQSIGEPGTQLTMRTFHIGGAAQVNETSHLESISDGTVSYRDMPTITDKKGRVLSLARNGEIVVTDAEGREREMHKVPYGTVLLNKDGAKIEEGDRLAEWDPFTLPIITEQSGSVRFQDLLDGTTMEERADDATGITQRVVTENRATGRKKKEDLRPRLTLLGEGQKLDDDGETEAQRYMLAPGTVLSVEDGQQVEAGDILARASREASKTRDITGGLPRVAELFEARIPKDNAIIAKIDGRIEFVREYKAKRKIAIVPEEGEQVDYLIAKTKVIDVQEGDMVKKGDTLVSGSPNPHDILDVMGVEALAEYLVDEIQEVYRLQGVKINDKHIETIVRQMLQKVEITDGGDTTLLPGEQVDRAEMDENNAKLTSRKKKAQGKPILLGITKASLQTRSFISAASFQETTRVLTQAAVEGKQDTLVGLKENVIVGRLIPAGTGAGMNRMRVTASSRDAALRAQWKKAQEAIIAANTAAEEHEAELAQGSEAAIGDDPLAAVEGETHGTDADAGDYLTEEAKEGGPAASDEPTQEPTTEETSEDE; this is encoded by the coding sequence ATGAACGAACTGACCAAATTCACCAACCAGCTGGCCAAGCCGGAAACCTTCGACCAGATTCAGATCGGTCTGGCTTCGCCGGAGCGTATCCGCAGCTGGTCCTTCGGCGAAATCAAGAAGCCCGAAACCATCAATTACCGCACGTTCAAGCCCGAGCGTGACGGCCTGTTCTGCGCGCGCATCTTCGGTCCGGTGAAGGATTACGAATGCCTGTGCGGCAAGTACAAGCGCATGAAGTACAAGGGCGTCGTCTGCGAGAAGTGCGGCGTCGAAGTAACCGTGACCAAGGTCCGGCGCGAGAGGATGGGCCACATCGAACTGGCCGCGCCGGTTGCGCATATCTGGTTCCTGAAATCGCTCCCCAGCCGCATCGGCCTGCTGCTCGACATGCAGCTCAAGCAGCTGGAGCGCGTGCTCTATTTCGAAAGCTACATCGTCACCGAGCCGGGCCTGACCCCGCTGGAGAAATTCCAGCTGATGACGGAAGACGAACTGCTCGAAGCGCAGGACGAGTATGGCGAAGACGCCTTCACCGCCGGGATCGGCGCCGAAGCAGTCAAGATCATGCTGATGGACCTGGATCTTGAGCAGGAGCGCGACGACCTCATGGAGGAACTCGCCACCACCAAGTCGAAGCTCAAGCCCGCCAAGATCATCAAGCGTTTGAAGGTCGTGGAAAGCTTCATCGGTTCGGGCAACCGCCCCGAATGGATGATCCTCGAAGTCGTCCCCGTGATCCCGCCCGAACTGCGCCCGCTGGTGCCGCTCGACGGCGGCCGCTTCGCGACGTCCGATCTCAACGATCTCTATCGCCGCGTGATCAACCGCAACAACCGCTTGAAGCGCCTGATCGAATTGCGCGCGCCCGATATCATCGTGCGTAACGAGAAGCGCATGCTGCAAGAGGCTGTCGACGCGCTGTTCGACAATGGCCGCCGCGGCCGCGTGATCACGGGTGCCAACAAGCGCCCGCTCAAATCGCTGTCCGATATGCTCAAGGGCAAGCAGGGCCGTTTCCGGCAGAACCTGCTCGGCAAGCGCGTCGATTATTCCGGCCGTTCGGTCATCGTGACCGGCCCGGAATTGAAGCTGCACCAATGCGGCCTGCCCAAGAAGATGGCGCTCGAACTGTTCAAGCCGTTCATCTATGCGCGCCTCGATGCCAAGGGTCTGTCGATGACCCTGAAGCAGGCGAAGAAGTGGGTCGAGAAGGAGCGCAAGGAAGTCTGGGATATCCTCGACGAGGTTATTCGCGAGCATCCCGTGCTGCTGAACCGCGCACCGACGCTTCACCGTCTCGGCATCCAGGCGTTCGAACCGGTACTGATCGAGGGCAAGGCGATCCAGCTTCACCCGCTGGTCTGCTCCGCTTTCAACGCCGACTTCGACGGTGACCAGATGGCCGTCCACGTCCCGCTTTCGCTGGAAGCCCAGCTGGAAGCGCGCGTGCTGATGATGTCCACCAACAACATCCTCAGCCCTGCAAATGGCAAGCCGATCATCGTCCCTTCGCAGGACATGGTGCTCGGCATCTATTATCTCTCGATGGACCGCGAAGGCGAGCCGGGCGAGGGCCGGATGCTGACCGATATGGCCGAAATCCACCATGCTCTGGAAGTGGGTGCGGTGACGCTCCACTCCAAGATCCACACCCGCGTCCCGCAAGCGGGCGAAGATGGCAAGATCGCACTCAAGCGGTTCGAAACCACGCCGGGCCGGATGCTGATCGGCGAATGTCTGCCGAAGAACCACAAGGTTCCATTCGACATCGTCAACCGCCTTCTGACCAAGAAGGAAATCGGCGACGTGATCGATCAGGTCTATCGCCACACCGGCCAGAAGGACACGGTGCTGTTCGCCGATGCGATCATGTCGCTCGGCTTCCGCCACGCGTTCAAGGCCGGTATTTCGTTCGGCAAGGACGATATGATCATCCCCGACAGCAAGGATGGCATGATCGAAGAGGCCAAGAAGCTGGTTGCCGATTACGAGCAGCAATATCAGGATGGCCTGATCACCCAGCAGGAAAAATATAACAAGGTGATCGATGCCTGGTCGCGCACCGGCGACCAGGTTGCCGACGCCATGATGGACGAGATCAAGGCGCGTCCCAAGGACAAGGACGGCCGCGAGGCAGAGATCAACTCAATCTACATGATGAGCCATTCGGGCGCGCGTGGTTCGCCGGCGCAGATGAAGCAGCTTGCCGGGATGCGCGGACTGATGGCCAAGCCTTCGGGCGAGATCATCGAAACGCCGATCATCTCGAACTTCAAGGAAGGTCTGACCGTCCTCGAATACTTCAACTCCACCCACGGTGCCCGCAAGGGCCTTGCGGATACGGCGTTGAAGACCGCGAACTCGGGCTATCTGACGCGCCGCCTGGTCGATGTGTCGCAGGATTGCACCATCGTGGTGGAGGATTGCAAAACCTCCAACGCGCTGGAAATGCGTGCCATCGTGCAGGGCGGCTCGGTCATCGCGTCGCTTGGCGAGCGTATCCTGGGTCGGACTACGGCGGAAGACCTGGTGAATGCCAAGACCGACGAAGTGATCGTCAAGAAGGGCACGCTGGTCGACGAGGCGATGGTCAAGGAAATCGAGGCTGCCGAAGTGCAGTCCGCGAAAATCCGCTCGCCGCTGGTCTGCGAGGCCGACATGGGCGTGTGCGGCAAGTGCTACGGACGTGATCTTGCCCGCGGCACGCCGGTCAATATCGGTGAGGCCGTCGGCGTGATCGCCGCGCAGTCTATCGGCGAACCCGGCACGCAGTTGACCATGCGGACCTTCCACATTGGCGGCGCTGCGCAGGTGAACGAAACCAGCCATCTGGAATCGATCTCCGACGGTACCGTGTCCTACCGCGATATGCCGACCATTACCGACAAGAAGGGCCGTGTGCTCTCGCTTGCACGGAACGGCGAAATCGTGGTGACCGATGCCGAGGGGCGCGAGCGTGAAATGCACAAGGTGCCTTATGGTACGGTGCTGCTCAACAAGGATGGTGCCAAGATCGAAGAAGGCGACCGTTTGGCGGAATGGGATCCGTTCACCCTGCCGATCATCACCGAGCAATCGGGCAGCGTGCGCTTCCAGGATCTGCTGGACGGGACCACCATGGAAGAACGCGCCGACGATGCGACCGGTATCACCCAGCGCGTTGTCACCGAGAACCGGGCAACCGGGCGCAAGAAGAAGGAAGACCTTCGTCCGCGCCTGACGCTGCTTGGCGAAGGCCAGAAGCTGGACGACGATGGCGAGACCGAGGCGCAGCGTTACATGCTGGCACCGGGCACCGTGCTGTCGGTCGAGGATGGCCAGCAGGTCGAAGCGGGCGACATTTTGGCCCGTGCCAGCCGCGAAGCGTCCAAGACGCGCGACATCACCGGCGGTCTGCCGCGTGTTGCCGAGCTGTTCGAAGCGCGTATCCCGAAGGACAATGCGATCATCGCCAAGATCGATGGCCGCATCGAATTCGTCCGCGAATACAAGGCGAAGCGCAAGATCGCCATCGTTCCCGAGGAAGGCGAACAGGTCGATTACCTGATTGCCAAGACCAAGGTGATCGATGTGCAGGAAGGCGACATGGTCAAGAAGGGCGACACGCTGGTTTCGGGCAGCCCGAACCCGCATGACATCCTCGACGTCATGGGCGTGGAAGCGCTGGCCGAGTATCTCGTCGACGAGATCCAGGAAGTGTACCGACTCCAGGGCGTGAAGATCAACGACAAGCACATCGAAACGATCGTTCGCCAGATGCTGCAGAAGGTCGAGATCACCGATGGCGGCGATACCACGCTGTTGCCGGGCGAGCAGGTCGATCGTGCGGAAATGGACGAGAACAACGCCAAGCTGACCTCGCGCAAGAAAAAGGCGCAAGGCAAGCCGATCCTGCTCGGGATCACCAAGGCCTCGCTCCAGACCCGCAGCTTCATCTCCGCCGCATCCTTCCAGGAAACCACCCGCGTGCTGACGCAGGCGGCGGTCGAAGGGAAGCAGGATACGCTGGTCGGCCTGAAGGAAAACGTGATCGTGGGCCGTCTCATCCCCGCCGGTACCGGCGCGGGCATGAACCGGATGCGCGTCACCGCTTCCAGCCGCGATGCCGCCTTGCGCGCGCAGTGGAAGAAGGCCCAGGAAGCGATCATCGCCGCCAATACGGCTGCCGAAGAGCACGAGGCCGAACTGGCCCAGGGCTCCGAAGCAGCGATCGGCGACGATCCGCTGGCGGCGGTCGAGGGTGAAACCCACGGCACCGACGCAGATGCGGGCGATTACCTGACCGAGGAAGCCAAGGAAGGCGGCCCGGCCGCCTCCGACGAACCGACGCAGGAACCGACGACGGAAGAAACTTCCGAAGACGAATAG
- the gltX gene encoding glutamate--tRNA ligase encodes MNTITRFAPSPTGNLHVGNIRTALHNWLLARKAGGKFLLRIDDTDAARSEERFVDSIRADLAWLGIAPDGEERQSDRLALYDAAFERLKDAGRVYPAYETAQELELKRKIALGRGKPPLYDRAALAMSDADRTAREAEGTAPHWRFKLDHAEPIAWEDGVRGQQKFDPADLSDPVIRRADGSWLYMLPSAVDDIDMGITHVLRGEDHVSNTAVQIQMFTALHAAQHEVQHSLPEFAHEALLVGREGKLSKRLGSLGVESFRERGIEPEALVALLARLGTSQPVEPIADIDIITKTFDLSTFGRAPAKFDDVELERVNTAIVHQMDHAEVAHRLPEGMDEAGWHAVRPNLERVSDAADYWQIVTGPVDAPELSEEDQAYVQQAADALEWGEDPWHALTAKMKAQTGRKGKALFLPLRLALTGRGSGPDMGELLPLIGEDRARARLKAASARGA; translated from the coding sequence ATGAATACCATCACTCGTTTCGCCCCGTCGCCCACGGGCAATCTCCATGTGGGGAATATCCGCACCGCGCTGCATAATTGGCTGCTGGCGCGCAAGGCCGGGGGCAAATTCCTGCTGCGGATCGACGACACCGATGCCGCGCGCAGCGAGGAGCGGTTCGTCGACTCGATCCGCGCCGATCTGGCATGGCTCGGCATTGCGCCCGATGGCGAGGAACGTCAGTCCGATCGGCTGGCGCTGTACGATGCCGCGTTCGAACGGCTGAAGGATGCGGGGCGGGTCTATCCTGCCTACGAGACCGCGCAGGAGCTGGAATTGAAGCGCAAGATCGCGCTAGGCCGGGGCAAGCCGCCGCTCTACGACCGCGCGGCGCTGGCAATGAGCGATGCCGACCGCACTGCCAGGGAGGCCGAAGGCACCGCGCCGCATTGGCGCTTCAAGCTCGACCATGCCGAGCCGATAGCTTGGGAAGATGGCGTGCGCGGCCAGCAAAAATTCGATCCGGCCGATCTGTCGGACCCGGTAATCCGCCGCGCCGATGGCAGCTGGCTCTACATGCTGCCCAGCGCCGTGGATGATATCGATATGGGTATCACCCACGTGCTACGCGGAGAGGATCACGTATCCAATACTGCCGTGCAAATACAAATGTTTACCGCACTTCATGCTGCGCAGCATGAGGTGCAGCATAGCCTCCCCGAATTCGCTCATGAGGCGCTGTTGGTCGGGCGCGAGGGCAAGCTGTCCAAGCGGCTCGGCTCGCTCGGCGTCGAATCCTTTCGCGAGCGCGGGATCGAACCCGAGGCACTGGTCGCACTGCTCGCCCGGCTCGGCACGAGCCAGCCGGTGGAACCCATCGCCGATATCGATATCATTACCAAGACGTTCGACCTGTCCACCTTCGGCCGCGCCCCGGCGAAGTTCGACGATGTCGAGCTGGAGCGGGTCAACACCGCGATCGTCCACCAGATGGATCATGCCGAGGTCGCGCACCGTCTGCCCGAAGGCATGGACGAAGCGGGCTGGCACGCGGTCCGTCCGAATTTGGAGCGGGTAAGCGATGCTGCCGATTATTGGCAGATCGTCACCGGACCGGTCGACGCGCCGGAATTGTCGGAGGAGGACCAGGCCTATGTTCAGCAGGCCGCAGACGCGCTCGAATGGGGCGAGGATCCCTGGCACGCGCTGACAGCGAAGATGAAGGCGCAAACGGGCCGCAAGGGCAAGGCGCTGTTCCTGCCGCTGCGTCTGGCGCTGACCGGCCGCGGGTCAGGGCCGGATATGGGCGAATTACTGCCGCTGATCGGCGAGGATCGTGCGAGGGCTCGTTTGAAGGCTGCCTCCGCCCGGGGTGCCTGA